A single Anopheles arabiensis isolate DONGOLA chromosome 2, AaraD3, whole genome shotgun sequence DNA region contains:
- the LOC120895177 gene encoding protein bric-a-brac 1-like, translating to MELSQMYKKKKNRWSISKIELLIDLWAEHYRELKSCRRNDHVFVKMKHKLERSGCKVTVEDIRIRINNLSAKYRKESMLTLSGGSPSRWPLFSKIHNILSNDAGGLDETAETQEESMEEPPESKTKVYQLKCNYRHENIDNFFTDLYFNPRYADVTLVTCHDGETFAIPAHRMVLGNFSMYFANIFDKLNVPQNSNTYIVLPGSISHQTMQILMQYMYTGQSSVPEYNVDDVLRSGELLKIRGFWSESRSGGQQQGSGLAGNKRRMPGAEPPRKMHYRQPGTSSQDSNDQGRAPVLPGRSSLKSVDQQSEVASDSGTSAMDSLDEQKRLAIAAIQRDLHASSMRAMAHGAAALFSSGSLSDVKQEPTEWDDLDDDNDSDEDVMILPEEVVKSKPAADGKPKQSPQTSQAVPDHYSLQQQQQQQSLPQPQPQQLPPQLLAGQVPIDNDLQQQQVQQVQQQQQQQPQHLPEPSHSAHQQQPTESSMNCDLCSACFTNTDDLLQHIISFHGDAAEVLRKRSRMAEEETPINNMRCEFCGKFFMTAVDWAQHVLLMHSDRTAELHQQMAQFTEDAMPSISKIRSIASSSSAD from the exons ATGGAGCTGAGCCAGAtgtacaagaagaagaaaaaccggTGGTCGATTTCCAAAATCGAGCTGCTGATCGACCTGTGGGCCGAGCATTACCGTGAGCTGAAATCGTGCCGACGGAATGACCACGTCTTCGTGAAGATGAAACACAAGCTGGAGCGAAGCGGGTGCAAGGTGACGGTGGAGGACATACGGATCCGGATCAATAACCTTTCCGCCAAGTACAG GAAGGAATCGATGCTGACGCTGTCCGGTGGGTCGCCGTCGCGTTGGCCGCTCTTCAGCAAGATCCACAACATCCTGAGCAACGATGCGGGCGGGCTGGACGAAACCGCCGAAACGCAGGAGGAAAGCATGGAAG AGCCGCCGGAGAGCAAAACGAAGGTGTATCAGCTGAAGTGTAACTATCGGCACGAAAATATTGACAACTTTTTCACCGATTTGTACTT CAATCCTCGCTACGCGGATGTAACACTGGTTACCTGTCACGATGGTGAAACTTTCGCCATTCCAGCGCATCGCATGGTGTTGGGCAATTTCAGCATG TATTTCGCAAACATTTTCGACAAGCTGAACGTGCCGCAAAACTCCAACACGTACATCGTGCTGCCGGGCAGCATATCGCACCAGACGATGCAAATACTGATGCAGTACATGTACACCGGGCAGTCGTCCGTGCCGGAGTACAACGTGGACGATGTGTTGCGCAGCGGCGAGCTGCTCAAGATTCGCGGCTTCTGGAGCGAAAGCCGATCGGGCGGCCAGCAGCAGGGCTCGGGCCTGGCGGGGAACAAGCGGCGCATGCCGGGGGCCGAACCGCCGCGCAAGATGCACTACCGCCAACCGGGTACCTCGTCGCAGGACAGCAACGACCAGGGGCGGGCGCCGGTGCTGCCCGGTCGATCGTCGCTGAAATCGGTCGACCAGCAGTCGGAGGTGGCGTCGGACTCTGGGACATCGGCGATGGACTCGCTCGATGAGCAGAAGCGGCTCGCGATCGCGGCCATCCAGCGCGACCTGCACGCCAGCTCGATGCGCGCGATGGCGCACGGTGCGGCCGCACTGTTCAGCAGCGGCAGCCTGTCGGACGTGAAGCAGGAACCGACCGAATGGGACGATCTCGACGACGACAATGACTCGGACGAGGACGTTATGATACTCCCGGAGGAGGTGGTCAAATCGAAGCCGGCTGCCGACGGAAAGCCCAAACAGTCGCCACAAACTTCACAGGCAGTGCCGGACCATTACTctctacagcagcagcagcagcagcagtcactacCGCAaccgcagccgcagcagctaCCGCCACAACTGCTGGCTGGTCAAGTGCCGATAGATAACGAtcttcagcagcaacaagtgCAGCaagtgcaacagcagcagcagcagcagccgcagcatctGCCGGAACCCTCCCACTCAGCgcaccagcaacaaccaacAGAATCCTCAATGAACTGCGATCTGTGCAGTGCATGCTTTACTAATACCGATGACTTACTGCAGCACATCATCAGCTTCCATGGCGATGCGGCGGAGGTGCTGCGCAAACGGAGCCGGATGGCAGAAGAA GAAACGCCAATAAACAACATGCGTTGCGAATTTTGCGGGAAGTTCTTCATGACGGCCGTCGATTGGGCACAGCATGTGCTGCTGATGCATAGTGATCGTACCGCCGAATTGCATCAACAGATGGCTCAGTTTACCG AAGATGCAATGCCCAGTATTAGCAAAATTCGCTCCATCGCCTCCTCCAGCTCGGCCGACTAA